In Caldicellulosiruptor obsidiansis OB47, a single window of DNA contains:
- a CDS encoding AAA family ATPase, whose product MRPLFLRIENFKSYKDTQNEIDFSNIKVACIIGKNGNGKSSIAEAIAWALFGEFERLQTGKRGKVAETEYINSHRDYMQVEFEFELNKTIYKVVRRLDRKGKKYLSLFVRKGDSLIPINEATYTQTQVKLQNILGIDFNVFLHSAYLSQKRTEDFLLSSPEDRREVFAKILNLSIYDRINELAKEKRKEKKVLLDIKNREIEEENKILSEKESIKSLVADLEKKRTTIEAELNGLRNRLNTLISKRSEIEQKLDILNQKKNEMIELQRKAEEIRYKFDTARKELLKIEEKLKEEDKITAMVKEYEMIKEEVELKRKDYEKYLELKNKMVLCERDIKSKIEQKKIFEKNIEESNLQLNKETSEISKYEEEMKKVEVEISKIENELGKVKQYKQEQEKKREEIVEHEKSLEVVENKLKELASSYRLIEANQGRCPVCLRQINGQEEKEHIKNEIAAQGKEFKQRRDSLTKKLEILRKEFSELEEKIKNEEVLRTREKKLHGMLENLKAKMGQKTQNISNLQNSIVQVNQSIKLCEEEIERLKEEMTYLKREISILNFDENYYTQLLQREKELEIYQRLFSELTVNKVKAENLKKEILEYQEQEKEILKKVEDLKQEIANLSTFAHAVMLEKVKSDILTCESKIKNLQESLNSVLKELGILEQKLNQIEEAKEKLSRLESEIEEMKKKIEIYDIIIDITGPDGIKNEIIANTLPQIRDEANKLLKILTNGAFSIDFKTQRETASGKTIETLQIEISDANGTRNYELFSGGELFRINFAIRIALSKVLLKRSGASIRMLILDEGFGSQDEEGKDHIVECLNRIKDQFDTILVITHIEDLLDAFDQKIVVKKDMEGSKIFVI is encoded by the coding sequence TTGAGACCTCTTTTTTTGAGGATTGAAAATTTCAAATCATATAAGGATACTCAGAACGAAATTGATTTTAGCAATATAAAGGTTGCTTGTATCATAGGCAAAAATGGCAATGGGAAATCTTCTATTGCTGAGGCAATTGCCTGGGCGCTTTTTGGCGAGTTTGAAAGACTTCAAACAGGAAAACGAGGAAAAGTTGCAGAAACAGAGTATATAAACTCACATAGGGATTATATGCAGGTTGAATTTGAATTTGAGTTGAATAAGACCATATATAAAGTTGTGAGAAGACTTGACAGAAAAGGCAAAAAGTATCTTTCACTCTTTGTTAGAAAAGGAGACAGTCTCATACCTATAAATGAAGCAACTTATACCCAGACTCAAGTAAAGCTTCAGAATATTTTGGGGATAGATTTTAACGTATTTTTGCACTCAGCATATCTTTCTCAAAAACGAACAGAAGATTTTTTGTTGTCATCCCCTGAAGACAGGCGTGAAGTTTTTGCAAAGATATTGAACCTGAGTATATATGACAGGATAAACGAACTTGCGAAAGAAAAACGAAAAGAAAAAAAGGTTTTGCTAGATATAAAAAACAGAGAAATAGAGGAAGAAAATAAAATTTTATCAGAAAAAGAGTCTATAAAATCTTTGGTGGCTGATTTGGAAAAGAAGAGAACCACGATAGAAGCTGAATTAAACGGTTTGAGAAATAGACTAAATACCCTTATTTCGAAGAGGTCTGAAATAGAACAAAAACTTGATATATTAAATCAGAAAAAGAATGAAATGATAGAACTTCAAAGAAAAGCTGAGGAGATAAGGTATAAATTTGATACTGCAAGAAAAGAGCTTTTAAAAATTGAAGAAAAATTAAAGGAAGAAGATAAGATAACTGCAATGGTTAAAGAGTACGAGATGATAAAAGAAGAGGTTGAACTCAAGAGAAAGGATTATGAAAAGTATCTTGAGCTCAAAAACAAAATGGTTTTGTGTGAGAGAGATATAAAAAGCAAAATAGAGCAGAAAAAGATATTTGAAAAGAATATTGAAGAGAGTAATTTACAGCTGAATAAAGAAACTTCTGAGATTTCAAAGTATGAGGAAGAGATGAAAAAAGTGGAGGTAGAAATTTCGAAGATCGAAAATGAGCTGGGAAAAGTAAAGCAGTATAAACAGGAACAAGAGAAAAAAAGAGAGGAAATTGTAGAACATGAGAAATCTTTAGAGGTAGTGGAGAACAAATTAAAAGAGCTTGCTTCAAGTTACAGACTTATAGAGGCAAATCAGGGGAGGTGCCCAGTATGCTTGCGTCAAATTAATGGCCAGGAAGAAAAAGAACATATAAAAAATGAAATTGCAGCCCAAGGAAAAGAATTTAAACAAAGAAGAGATAGTTTGACCAAAAAACTTGAAATTCTGAGAAAAGAGTTTTCTGAGCTTGAAGAAAAAATAAAAAATGAAGAAGTTCTGAGGACAAGAGAAAAGAAGCTTCACGGAATGTTAGAAAATCTTAAGGCTAAGATGGGGCAAAAAACACAAAATATTTCAAATCTACAAAATTCAATAGTTCAGGTAAACCAAAGCATAAAGCTTTGTGAAGAAGAAATAGAAAGGTTAAAAGAAGAGATGACATACCTAAAAAGAGAAATTTCAATTTTAAACTTTGATGAGAATTACTATACCCAGCTTTTGCAAAGAGAAAAAGAACTTGAAATATATCAGAGACTTTTTAGCGAGCTTACTGTGAACAAGGTGAAAGCTGAGAATTTAAAAAAGGAGATACTTGAGTATCAAGAACAGGAAAAAGAGATTTTGAAAAAGGTTGAGGATTTAAAGCAGGAGATAGCAAATTTATCTACTTTTGCACATGCTGTAATGCTTGAAAAGGTAAAGTCAGATATTCTGACCTGTGAAAGTAAGATAAAAAATCTTCAAGAAAGTCTCAATTCTGTTTTAAAAGAATTGGGAATCCTTGAGCAGAAACTAAATCAGATTGAAGAGGCAAAAGAGAAGCTCTCAAGGCTTGAAAGTGAAATAGAAGAGATGAAAAAAAAGATTGAAATATACGATATAATAATTGATATCACCGGGCCTGATGGAATAAAAAACGAGATAATTGCAAATACATTGCCGCAAATAAGAGATGAGGCAAACAAACTTTTGAAGATCCTGACAAATGGAGCATTTTCAATAGATTTTAAAACTCAAAGAGAAACAGCATCTGGCAAAACAATAGAAACACTCCAAATAGAAATTTCTGATGCAAATGGTACAAGAAACTATGAACTTTTTTCAGGTGGCGAACTTTTCAGAATAAATTTTGCGATCAGAATTGCCCTTTCAAAGGTACTGCTTAAAAGATCAGGTGCTTCCATAAGAATGCTGATTTTAGACGAAGGATTTGGTTCTCAGGATGAAGAGGGAAAAGACCACATTGTTGAGTGTCTGAATAGAATCAAAGACCAGTTTGACACTATACTTGTTATAACCCACATTGAGGATTTATTGGATGCGTTCGACCAGAAGATTGTTGTTAAAAAAGATATGGAAGGCTCCAAAATTTTTGTTATATAA
- the recR gene encoding recombination mediator RecR has protein sequence MQNKETSISKLVQQLEKLPGIGQKTAQRLAFYIINMKTEDVKALADAILSAKTSTKLCRVCCNFTEDEVCPICKDEKRDRSIICVVEEPQDVAALERVKEYKGLYHVLHGAISPLKGKYPEQLTIDVLLKRLSDPAIKEVIIATNPDVDGEATASYLARLIKPMGIKVTRIARGIPVGGDIEYADEVTILKAIEGRREI, from the coding sequence ATGCAGAATAAAGAAACTTCTATATCAAAACTCGTTCAGCAGCTTGAAAAGCTTCCAGGTATTGGTCAGAAGACCGCCCAGAGACTTGCGTTTTACATCATAAATATGAAAACTGAAGATGTCAAAGCACTTGCTGATGCTATCTTGAGTGCTAAAACTAGCACAAAACTGTGCAGGGTGTGCTGTAACTTTACAGAAGATGAAGTATGTCCTATATGTAAAGACGAAAAGAGAGATAGAAGCATTATCTGTGTTGTGGAAGAGCCACAGGATGTTGCAGCGCTTGAAAGAGTAAAGGAATATAAAGGACTTTATCATGTACTCCACGGTGCAATATCCCCGCTCAAAGGTAAATACCCTGAACAGCTTACAATTGATGTTCTGTTAAAGAGACTTTCTGACCCAGCAATAAAAGAGGTTATAATTGCTACAAATCCTGATGTTGACGGTGAAGCAACCGCTTCCTACTTAGCGCGGCTTATAAAACCAATGGGTATCAAGGTTACAAGAATTGCCAGGGGTATTCCTGTTGGCGGTGACATTGAATATGCTGATGAGGTCACAATTCTCAAAGCAATAGAAGGAAGAAGAGAAATTTAG
- a CDS encoding YbaB/EbfC family nucleoid-associated protein, translating to MAKNRFPGLGGGFNINQLQKQAKKMQEEIEKLQEELNQREIEVSSGGGAVKVVINGKKEIKSIQILPEVVDPEDVETLQDLIVACVNEAIRKVDKMVEEEMQKVTGFGIPGLF from the coding sequence ATGGCAAAAAATAGGTTTCCTGGGCTTGGTGGTGGATTCAATATAAATCAGCTCCAAAAACAGGCAAAAAAGATGCAAGAGGAAATAGAAAAATTGCAAGAGGAATTAAATCAAAGGGAGATTGAGGTAAGTAGTGGCGGTGGTGCTGTCAAGGTTGTTATTAATGGTAAAAAAGAGATAAAAAGCATTCAAATATTACCCGAGGTTGTTGACCCTGAAGATGTAGAAACTTTACAGGATTTGATAGTTGCATGTGTAAATGAAGCTATAAGAAAGGTTGATAAGATGGTAGAAGAAGAGATGCAAAAAGTTACAGGATTTGGTATCCCAGGCCTTTTTTAA
- a CDS encoding NAD-dependent epimerase/dehydratase family protein — MAVLVTGGAGFIGSHIVDKLIERGYDVCIVDNLLSGNAHNINPKAKFYKLDIRDNLEQVFEKNKIEYCIHQAAQVSVAKSMEDVWLDCSINVLGTVNLLEYCVKYKVKKFIFASSAAVYGEPKYIPIDENHPLRPESFYGLSKLTSEEYVRMFAHNFNFEYVIFRYSNVYGPRQDPFGEGGVVSIFCKRMQNNKDVVIFGDGTQTRDFIYVEDVAEANCIALESSVSGTFNLSTAKNVSVNELFEIISGLTGYKRVPVYQSKRPGDIAHSCLSNNLLKNVFGFSPQFSLLEGLKKTVEYFMAKSV; from the coding sequence TTGGCAGTTCTTGTGACAGGCGGTGCTGGTTTTATAGGGTCGCATATTGTCGACAAGCTTATTGAAAGAGGATATGATGTATGCATTGTAGACAATCTTCTTTCTGGAAATGCTCATAATATCAATCCAAAAGCCAAGTTCTATAAACTTGACATTCGCGACAATTTAGAACAAGTATTTGAAAAAAACAAAATTGAATATTGCATACACCAGGCAGCTCAGGTGAGTGTTGCAAAGTCTATGGAAGATGTTTGGCTTGATTGCAGTATAAATGTCTTGGGCACGGTTAATCTTCTTGAATACTGTGTTAAATATAAAGTGAAAAAGTTTATTTTTGCATCCTCGGCTGCAGTTTATGGAGAACCAAAGTATATTCCAATTGATGAAAATCATCCATTAAGACCAGAATCTTTTTACGGGCTGTCTAAGCTTACTTCAGAAGAGTATGTTAGGATGTTTGCGCATAATTTTAATTTTGAATATGTTATTTTCAGATATTCAAATGTCTATGGACCACGGCAGGACCCGTTCGGGGAAGGCGGGGTTGTATCAATTTTTTGTAAACGTATGCAAAATAACAAAGATGTTGTTATATTTGGAGATGGTACTCAGACAAGGGACTTTATATATGTTGAAGATGTCGCTGAAGCAAACTGTATTGCACTGGAAAGTTCTGTGTCAGGAACATTTAATCTGAGCACTGCTAAAAATGTGTCGGTAAATGAACTATTTGAGATTATTTCTGGCTTGACAGGATACAAAAGAGTTCCAGTTTATCAGTCAAAACGACCAGGGGATATTGCACACAGCTGTCTTTCCAATAATCTTTTGAAGAATGTCTTTGGATTTTCACCACAATTTTCTCTTTTGGAGGGGTTGAAAAAGACAGTTGAATATTTTATGGCTAAATCTGTTTAA
- a CDS encoding pro-sigmaK processing inhibitor BofA family protein, producing MKLFDLVIRFILTTCFIILFNLLCEPYGVHIGFNIINLAIGTLIGFPGFALLFILALLFR from the coding sequence ATGAAACTTTTTGATTTAGTTATAAGATTCATTCTTACAACATGCTTTATTATCCTTTTTAATCTCTTGTGTGAACCATATGGTGTTCATATTGGATTTAACATAATAAACCTTGCGATTGGAACTTTAATAGGATTTCCCGGTTTTGCCTTGCTTTTTATTTTGGCTCTTCTTTTTAGGTAA